The following coding sequences lie in one Panicum virgatum strain AP13 chromosome 6N, P.virgatum_v5, whole genome shotgun sequence genomic window:
- the LOC120679652 gene encoding probable arabinosyltransferase ARAD1 translates to MVAERKMQPLPPPEHRRALRFVAFLAVSLLAFSCWALVSSRINDAVPDSAALVGDVDKMPALAGEEGARRPTPPASASVPASGGAVKLMSDPVIREPQVRGGGWEGELSGRCDADTAALRVYVYDLPAEFHFGMLGWDGRGEAAWPDVRDARAAPHYPGGLNLQHSVAYWLVLDILSSTLPPGGGGAARGGQPCVAVRVTNASLADVFFVPFFASLSYNRHSKLRRGERVSRNRALQAELVKYLARREEWRRWGGKDHLIVPHHPNSMMEARKKLSAAMFVLSDFGRYSPDVANLKKDVIAPYNHVVRSLGDDESPAFDQRPVLAYFQGAIHRKAGGKVRQKLYQLLKGERDVHFTYGSVRQNGIRRATAGMSTSKFCLNIAGDTPSSNRLFDAIVSHCVPVIISDDIELPFEDVLDYSEFCVFVRAADAARKGFLLRLLRGVPRDEWTRMWRRLKEVARHFEYQYPSRPGDAVQMIWGAVARKMHSVKLQLHKRGRFQRTGWES, encoded by the exons ATGGTGGCGGAGAGGAAGATGcagccactgccgccgcccgaGCACCGGAGGGCCCTCCGGTTCGTGGCGTTCCTGGCCGTCTCCCTCCTAGCTTTCTCCTGCTGGGCTCTCGTCAGCTCCAGGATCAACGACGCCGTGCCCGATTCCGCGGCCTTGGTGGGCGACGTCGACAAGATGCCCGCGCTCGCCGGGGAGGAAGGCGCCCGCCGCCCAacgccgccggcctcggcgtccgtgccggcgagcggtggcgcGGTGAAGCTTATGAGCGATCCGGTGATCCGGGAGCCGCAGGTACGAGGAGGAGGATGGGAAGGGGAGCTGAGCGGGCGGTGCGACGCGGACACCGCGGCGCTCCGGGTGTACGTGTACGACCTGCCGGCGGAGTTCCACTTCGGCATGCTGGGGTGGGACGGCAGGGGGGAGGCGGCGTGGCCCGACGTCCgcgacgcccgcgccgcgccgcactaCCCCGGCGGGCTCAACCTGCAGCACAGCGTGGCGTACTGGCTCGTGCTGGACATCCTCTCCTCCACCCtgccgcccggcggcggcggcgcggcgaggggcggccaGCCCTGCGTCGCCGTGAGGGTGACGAACGCGAGCCTCGCCGATGTCTTCTTCGTGCCCTTCTTCGCGTCGCTGAGCTACAACCGACACTCGAAGCTCCGACGCGGCGAGAGGGTGAGCAGGAACAGGGCCTTGCAGGCGGAGCTGGTTAAGTACCTGGCGCGGAGGGAGGAGTGGAGGAGGTGGGGCGGCAAGGACCACCTCATCGTGCCTCACCACCCCAACAGCATGATGGAGGCCAGGAAGAAGCTCAGCGCCGCCATGTTCGTGCTGTCGGACTTCGGGAGGTACTCGCCGGACGTCGCCAACCTCAAGAAGGACGTCATCGCGCCGTACAACCACGTCGTCCGCTCCCTCGGCGACGACGAGTCGCCGGCGTTCGACCAGCGCCCCGTCCTGGCGTACTTCCAGGGTGCCATCCATAGGAAAGCC GGCGGCAAGGTTCGCCAGAAGCTGTACCAGCTCCTCAAGGGCGAGCGCGACGTGCACTTCACCTACGGCAGCGTCCGGCAGAACGGCATCCGGCGCGCCACCGCGGGGATGTCGACGTCCAAGTTCTGCCTCAACATCGCCGGCGACACGCCGTCGTCGAACCGGCTCTTCGACGCCATCGTGAGCCACTGCGTCCCCGTCATCATCAGCGACGACATCGAGCTGCCCTTCGAGGACGTGCTGGACTACTCGGAGTTCTGCGTGTTCgtgcgcgccgccgacgccgccaggAAGGGGTTCCTCCTCCGCCTGCTCCGCGGCGTGCCCCGCGACGAGTGGACCAGGATGTGGAGGAGGCTCAAGGAGGTGGCGCGCCACTTCGAGTACCAGTACCCGTCGCGCCCGGGCGACGCCGTGCAGATGATCTGGGGCGCGGTGGCGCGGAAGATGCACTCCGTCAAGCTGCAGCTTCACAAGCGCGGGAGATTTCAGAGGACGGGTTGGGAATCGTGA
- the LOC120679268 gene encoding uncharacterized protein LOC120679268 has protein sequence MTEEEKQEVVIYRVNNPPKCHCGVRVKLQRPNIGVPTKFTPFFRCSLKTRDGWPACDFNEYIYGPRSHWPTEEEVREFESGKKPWPCTTTPSLRCKCGILATKGVVPSELGYGYYCGNSYGEYWEGRTCDWEWFEGWYEIMLQLGRTKEPWKFRDTLNRKLKIRKDYQVTLPLESFLSGPVLQDLWREYGKKAAEKATLKDCIVYWRRNRSKYPRPLTDRELLANYEKKEEMERQRLREERANNGFTVDPEAKYRKGSWEEYFQKLEANKRMEEMEKMEDLAQEAQMEAMQALVADLPHKVPNVENDVSSASTEVLGVRATQMEAMNALVGDLPDQDHLSDRKGKAVDTPAVDNQGNSAVQDKGKSASEHDHVPDDGDDDEWWSMNADEVEVIVSQIEVRQGKAVVQDDGDDDDDGWGELLIEDDSD, from the exons ATGacagaggaagagaagcaagaagTTGTTATATATCGTGTGAACAATCCTCCCAAATGTCATTGCGGTGTTCGTGTCAAACTTCAAAGGCCTAATATTGGTGTCCCTACAAAGTTCACTCCCTTTTTTAGATGCTCGCTAAAGACTAGA GATGGATGGCCGGCATGTGACTTCAATGAGTATATTTATGGTCCTAGATCTCATTGGCCGACAGAAGAGGAAGTGCGAGAATTTGAGAGTGGAAAGAAGCCATGGCCATGTACAACTACTCCTAGTCTTCGATGCAAGTGTGGTATTCTGGCCACAAAAGGCGTAGTTCCTTCTGAGCTTGGCTACGGATATTACTGTGGCAATAGCTACGGAGAGTATTGG gagggaaggacatgtgattgggAGTGGTTCGAAGGCTGGTATGAGATAATGTTGCAATTGGGCAGAACAAAAGAGCCTTGGAAATTTCGAGACACTTTAAATAGAAAACTGAAGATAAGGAAAGATTACCAAGTTACTTTGCCCCTTGAGTCATTTCTGTCAGGGCCTGTACTCCAAGACCTATGGCGTGAGTATGGAAAGAAGGCAGCAGAAAAGGCGACTCTTAAGGATTGCATTGTTTATTGGAGGAGGAACCGAAGCAAGTATCCACGGCCCCTCACAGATAGGGAGCTTTTGGCAAATTatgagaagaaggaggagatggagaggcAGAGGTTAAGGGAGGAAAGAGCAAATAATGGTTTTACTGTTGATCCGGAAGCTAAATACCGAAAGGGTTCATGGGAAgaatattttcagaaattggAGGCTAACAAGAGGAtggaagaaatggaaaagatggAGGATTTAGCTCAGGAGGCTCAGATGGAGGCAATGCAGGCCCTAGTTGCCGATCTGCCACACAAGGTGCCCAACGTTGAGAACGATGTGTCATCCGCGAGCACGGAGGTTTTAGGTGTTAGAGCTACTCAAATGGAGGCAATGAATGCACTTGTAGGAGACTTACCTGACCAGGATCACCTATCTGACAGGAAAGGAAAAGCAGTGGACACACCTGCAGTCGATAACCAAGGGAACAGTGCAGTGCAGGACAAAGGGAAGAGTGCTTCTGAGCATGACCACGTTcctgatgatggagatgatgacgaGTGGTGGTCAATGAATGCAGATGAAGTAGAAGTCATAGTGTCCCAAATTGAGGTAAGACAGGGGAAAGCTGTAGTCCaagatgatggagatgatgatgatgatggttggGGAGAGCTTTTGATTGAAGACGACTCTGATTAG